The nucleotide sequence CCGCTGCCGGACCCCGGTCCCGGCTCTCGTTCCGGGCCCTCGCGGGCCCCCGCTCCCGCCCCCTCAGCCCGCTCCCGTGCCCAGCCAGCCCGCCAGCTTGCCGCCCCGGCCCACCGCCCGCAGCCGCCGCTCCGCCGCGTCGCGCACCGGGTCCGTGGCCACCACGAGCAGCTCGTCACCGCGCCGCAGCATCGTCGAGGGCAGTGGTACGAAGCTGGTCCCGCCCCGGACCACCAGGGTGACCGCGGCTCCCGTGGGCAGCCGCAGCTCGCCGACCTCGACGCCGTGCATCTTGGACGCCTGGGGGATCGACACCGACAGCAGATGGCCGCGCAGCCGTTCCAGGGGCGCCGATTCGATGCCCAGGTCGGCCGGCTCGGGTTCCTCGAGCCGCAGCCGGGTGGCGAGCCAGGGCAGCGTCGGCCCCTGGACCAGGGTGTAGACGATCACCAGCACGAAGACGATGTTGAAGATCCGGCTGCTGCCGGGCACATCGCTGACCACCGGGATGGTCGCCAGGACGATCGGCACCGCCCCGCGCAGCCCGGCCCAGGACAGCAGCGCCTTCTCCCGCCAGAGCAGCGGGAACGGCGCCGTGCTGAGCAGGACCGACACCGGCCGGGCCACCACGGTCAGCACCAGCCCGACCGCGAGGGCGGGCAGGACGTCATCGCCCAGCTCATGCGGGGTGACCAGCAGTCCCAGCAGGACGAACATCCCGATCTGGGCGAGCCAGCCCAGCCCCTCGGCGAAGCCGCGCGTCGCCGGCCAGTGCGGCAGCCGTGCGTTGCCCATAAGGAGCGCGGCGAGGTAGACGGCGAGGAAGCCGGACCCGTGTGCCAGCGCACCGCCCGCGTAGGCGGTCACCGCGATGGCGATCACCGCGATCGGGTACAGACCCGAGGCGGGCAGTGCCACATGCCGCAGCCCGTACGCGCCCAGCCAGCCGATCGCGAGGCCGATCACCGCGCCGATCGCCAGCTCCAGGGCGATCGTGCCGATCAGGGCGTACCAGGACTCCATGTGGCCCTGGCTGGAGAAGGCGACCACCAGGATCACCACGGGGGCGTCGTTGAAGCCCGACTCGGCCTCCAGGATGCCCGTGAGCCGC is from Streptomyces hygroscopicus and encodes:
- a CDS encoding potassium transporter CPA; the protein is MRKGRPLTVHHLNELLLICSLVLLFAVVAVRISSHSGLPTLLIYLGIGVAIGTDGIGVTFNDAELTQVLGYAALVVILAEGGLGTKWGEIKPALPAAAVLSTVGVAVSVGLTATAGHYVVGLDWRQALIIGAVVSSTDAAAVFSVLRTVPLPKRLTGILEAESGFNDAPVVILVVAFSSQGHMESWYALIGTIALELAIGAVIGLAIGWLGAYGLRHVALPASGLYPIAVIAIAVTAYAGGALAHGSGFLAVYLAALLMGNARLPHWPATRGFAEGLGWLAQIGMFVLLGLLVTPHELGDDVLPALAVGLVLTVVARPVSVLLSTAPFPLLWREKALLSWAGLRGAVPIVLATIPVVSDVPGSSRIFNIVFVLVIVYTLVQGPTLPWLATRLRLEEPEPADLGIESAPLERLRGHLLSVSIPQASKMHGVEVGELRLPTGAAVTLVVRGGTSFVPLPSTMLRRGDELLVVATDPVRDAAERRLRAVGRGGKLAGWLGTGAG